Proteins from one Streptomyces sp. NBC_00289 genomic window:
- a CDS encoding FadD3 family acyl-CoA ligase → MRGDVEWGTIPGLVRSAAERHADVEAVVEGRTRISYAELGARVERAAAACMANGVTAGDRVGIWAPNSLDWIVAALGAVSAGAVLVPLNTRFKGAEAAYVLRRGGARLLFVTGTFLGTSYVASLRRATGEGPGAGPLPGLPALEQVVVLGDDAPADFLTWKDFLAAGESVGAAEVRARASRIDGGMPSDIVFTSGTTGRPKGAVITHAQTLRAYEVWSDLAGLAPGDRYLIVNPFFHTFGYKAGVVACLMRGATMIPQPVFDVGTVLANIAAERVSVLPGPPTLHQSILDHPARDAHDLSALRLVVTGAAVVPLRLVERLRGELGVGTVLTAYGLSEASGIVTMCRRGDDPSVIASTSGRAVPGTEVRVVDTGGAAVAPGVPGEIMVRGFNVMRGYYEDETATREVLSADGWLRTGDVGVLDRAGNLRITDRVKDMFIVGGFNAYPAEIEQLLGLHPEVADVAVIGVPDARLGEVGRAYVVRRPRAVLTADDLIAWARREMANYKVPRTVEFLPELPRNASGKVVKGNLRDRTGRPATG, encoded by the coding sequence GTGCGCGGAGATGTGGAGTGGGGCACCATTCCGGGCCTGGTCCGGTCGGCGGCCGAGCGGCACGCGGACGTCGAGGCGGTCGTGGAGGGCCGTACCCGGATCTCGTACGCGGAGCTCGGCGCGCGTGTGGAACGCGCGGCGGCCGCCTGCATGGCGAACGGCGTGACGGCGGGCGACCGGGTCGGCATCTGGGCCCCGAACTCGCTGGACTGGATCGTCGCCGCCCTGGGCGCGGTGTCGGCGGGGGCGGTGCTGGTCCCGCTGAACACACGGTTCAAGGGGGCGGAGGCGGCGTACGTGCTGCGGCGCGGCGGGGCGCGGCTGCTGTTCGTGACGGGGACGTTCCTGGGGACGTCGTACGTGGCGTCGCTGCGGCGGGCCACGGGGGAGGGGCCCGGCGCCGGACCCCTGCCGGGGCTGCCCGCGCTGGAGCAGGTCGTGGTGCTCGGGGACGACGCCCCGGCCGACTTCCTGACCTGGAAGGACTTCCTGGCCGCCGGGGAGTCGGTGGGGGCGGCGGAAGTACGGGCGCGCGCCTCGCGGATCGACGGCGGGATGCCCTCCGACATCGTCTTCACCTCCGGCACCACCGGCCGCCCCAAGGGCGCGGTGATCACCCACGCGCAGACCCTGCGGGCGTACGAGGTGTGGAGCGACCTGGCCGGCCTTGCGCCCGGCGACCGCTACCTGATCGTGAACCCCTTCTTCCACACCTTCGGCTACAAGGCGGGCGTGGTGGCCTGTCTGATGCGCGGCGCGACGATGATCCCGCAGCCGGTCTTCGACGTCGGCACGGTGCTCGCGAACATCGCGGCGGAACGGGTGTCGGTCCTGCCCGGCCCGCCCACCCTGCACCAGTCGATCCTCGACCATCCCGCCCGCGACGCCCACGACCTCTCCGCGCTGCGGCTGGTGGTCACCGGCGCGGCGGTGGTCCCGCTGCGGCTGGTGGAACGCCTGCGGGGCGAACTCGGCGTGGGCACCGTACTGACGGCGTACGGCCTCTCGGAGGCCAGCGGCATCGTCACGATGTGCCGTCGCGGGGACGACCCGTCGGTCATCGCCTCCACCTCCGGGCGGGCGGTTCCCGGGACGGAGGTGCGGGTGGTGGACACCGGGGGCGCGGCCGTGGCGCCGGGCGTCCCGGGGGAGATCATGGTCCGCGGCTTCAACGTGATGCGCGGCTACTACGAGGACGAGACCGCCACCCGGGAGGTGCTGTCGGCCGACGGCTGGCTGCGCACCGGTGACGTCGGCGTCCTCGACCGGGCCGGCAACCTGCGCATCACCGACCGGGTGAAGGACATGTTCATCGTCGGCGGCTTCAACGCCTACCCGGCGGAGATAGAGCAACTCCTCGGCCTCCACCCCGAGGTGGCCGACGTCGCCGTCATCGGCGTGCCGGACGCCCGGCTCGGCGAGGTCGGCAGGGCGTACGTGGTACGCCGGCCGCGCGCCGTCCTGACCGCCGACGACCTGATCGCGTGGGCCCGCCGGGAGATGGCCAACTACAAGGTCCCGAGAACGGTGGAGTTCCTACCGGAGCTCCCGCGCAACGCGAGCGGCAAGGTGGTCAAGGGCAACCTGCGAGACCGAACGGGACGACCGGCCACGGGGTGA